One part of the Raphanus sativus cultivar WK10039 chromosome 7, ASM80110v3, whole genome shotgun sequence genome encodes these proteins:
- the LOC108814324 gene encoding sugar transporter ERD6-like 6, with product MSDTEEVRNDLRRPFLHTGSWYRMGSRQSSMMGSSQVIRDSSISVLACVLIVALGPIQFGFTCGYSSPTQAAITKDLGLTVSEYSVFGSLSNVGAMVGAIASGQIAEYIGRKGSLMIAAIPNIIGWLCISFAKDTSFLYMGRLLEGFGVGIISYTVPVYIAEIAPQNMRGGLGSVNQLSVTIGIMLAYLLGLFVPWRILAVLGTLPCIVLIPGLFFIPESPRWLAKMGMTDDFETSLQVLRGFETDITVEVNEIKRSVASSSKRSSTVRFVDLKRRRYYFPLMVGIGLLVLQQLGGINGVLFYSSTIFESAGVTSSNAATFGVGAIQVVATAISTWLVDKAGRRLLLTISSVGMTISLVIVAAAFYLKGFVSHDSDMYSMLSILSVIGVVAMVVSFSLGMGPIPWLIMSEILPVNIKGLAGSIATLANWFFSWLITMTANLLLAWSSGGTFTLYAVVCAFTVVFVTLWVPETKGKTLEELQALFR from the exons atgagtgaTACAGAGGAGGTAAGGAATGATCTGCGACGACCTTTCTTACACACAGGGAGCTGGTACCGGATGGGTTCAAGACAATCGAGCATGATGGGTTCGTCTCAAGTTATCAGAGACAGCTCAATCTCTGTTCTTGCTTGTGTTCTGATCGTTGCTCTTGGTCCTATTCAGTTCGGTTTCACC TGTGGTTATTCTTCTCCGACACAAGCTGCGATCACTAAGGATCTCGGTTTAACTGTATCCGAG TACTCTGTGTTTGGTTCTCTATCCAATGTGGGTGCTATGGTTGGTGCAATTGCTAGTGGTCAGATTGCAGAATACATTGGACGGAAAGGG TCTCTGATGATTGCTGCAATTCCCAATATCATTGGCTGGCTTTGCATATCATTTGCAAAA GATACTTCGTTTCTTTACATGGGGAGACTTTTAGAAGGCTTTGGTGTTGGGATCATATCTTACACT GTGCCAGTATACATTGCTGAGATAGCTCCACAGAATATGAGGGGAGGATTGGGTTCAGTTAACCAG CTTTCTGTGACAATTGGAATAATGTTGGCTTATTTACTTGGCCTCTTTGTTCCTTGGAGGATTCTTGCAGTTTTGG GGACATTGCCGTGCATAGTATTGATACCGGGTCTCTTTTTCATTCCTGAGTCCCCTCGCTGGCTG GCAAAAATGGGTATGACTGATGATTTTGAAACTTCATTACAAGTTCTCAGAGGATTTGAGACTGATATTACCGTTGAGGTTAATGAAATCAAG AGATCTGTGGCATCATCTTCTAAGCGATCATCTACAGTTCGGTTTGTAGATCTCAAGCGGAGGAGATACTATTTCCCACTTATG GTTGGTATAGGGTTGCTTGTACTTCAACAACTTGGTGGGATTAACGGCGTCTTATTCTATTCCAGTACAATCTTTGAATCTGCAG GAGTTACATCGAGTAATGCAGCAACATTTGGGGTAGGTGCTATTCAAGTAGTGGCTACTGCAATCTCAACATGGTTGGTGGACAAAGCAGGTCGTCGGCTTCTGCTTACC ATCTCTTCGGTTGGGATGACGATCAGCCTTGTGATTGTTGCAGCTGCTTTCTACCTTAAG GGATTTGTGTCTCATGATTCAGACATGTACAGTATGCTGAGCATCCTGTCTGTAATTGGAGTAGTG GCAATGGTTGTTTCTTTCTCATTAGGAATGGGACCGATTCCGTGGCTCATTATGTCTGAG ATCCTTCCTGTGAACATAAAGGGTTTAGCAGGAAGCATAGCAACTTTAGCCAATTGGTTCTTTTCTTGGTTGATCACCATGACTGCAAACTTGCTCTTAGCCTGGAGCAGTGGAG GAACTTTCACACTGTACGCGGTGGTTTGTGCATTCACGGTGGTGTTTGTGACTCTATGGGTTCCTGAGACCAAAGGGAAAACGCTTGAAGAGCTTCAAGCCTTGTTCAGATGA